The following proteins come from a genomic window of Gossypium raimondii isolate GPD5lz chromosome 5, ASM2569854v1, whole genome shotgun sequence:
- the LOC105768344 gene encoding probable disease resistance protein At1g61300 isoform X1, giving the protein MECIQPAASIANCLGTPVCKYLQYHRKLNDYVRNFKRIRDELNSKMEDIELQLKAELLHCVGKIPKKEVENWLGKVKVMIMEAQDVENKVSNGRYLCRACNGKLVDRKIQEMQTFLDKAPNIFESLLIEGPSVGLPLPTSELVGEKAVRDEIWQCLMQEEVGKIGVWGMGGVGKTTIMKHIHNDLLKEHSFERVIWVTISKDFNVMKLQDDIASALKGDLGNEKDKVRRAAILLELLKKVGKHVLILDDVWDKVSLEEVGIPEPSSSNGCKLVLTTRSEQVCKYMGCKVTQVKPLSEEEALILFLNKVGPTIVQSPTLMPTLRLAVKECAGLPLTVVVLAGTMKGEDDPCIWKNALKELKERVGMVEGIEAEVIERLKFSFDHLKDKKLKHCFLYCALYPEDFPIWEDELIECWIDEGFIDEMNTRQEMKDKGHAILKKLEDNCLLENGTHQYQPCKKMHDAVRDMALSITSINPRYMIQAGLQLEKLPREEEWTRDIEKVSLKINSISEIPIDISPPKCQLLTTLLLQWNPIKKIPNSFFVNMPCLSVLDLSRTNIESLPDSISELKNLTALLLEGCQELRALPCLSKLQRLKKLDLNFTSIEEVPEGMDMLINLRYLNLFVYTLKVIPTRVLPKLSHLQHLKVYMHGETKGLKADEVVPLQKLECFYGRFENMYELNKFVSSMQQCKKNLIKYQLYVGLFSLVAEEERVVSINDLEIVGGELMFPVDMQELDISYCHYLRNVSHISSLKNVVDLRVCKIGHCAGIECVVSFSFSSSTHQFQSLQCLCLIDLPKLSEVIKVEGYGSAKTSILASSATFSNLKNIHILDCPSIMTLLPHWLLPNLQNLEEITVTDCEKLVEIFAAEDEEKGSDALIKFDLPKLRFLILKSVPELKSICSKSGVMVCDSLQLIDVDNCDKLKRIPPFVSFVGNEQPYAHAPPSLKIVSSRQWWDSLEWDDPNFKNVLQPLWQNRWFLLKTAFDECRELIKMNSGQVG; this is encoded by the exons ATGGAGTGCATACAACCTGCAGCTAGCATTGCAAATTGTCTCGGAACTCCAGTTTGTAAATACTTGCAATATCACAGAAAGCTGAATGATTATGTGAGAAACTTTAAGAGAATCAGAGATGAATTGAATAGCAAAATGGAAGATATAGAGCTGCAATTGAAAGCAGAGCTTCTTCATTGTGTGGGGAAGATACCAAAGAAGGAAGTAGAAAATTGGTTAggaaaagtgaaagtgatgattATGGAAGCACAAgatgttgaaaataaagtaagTAATGGGAGATATCTCTGCCGTGCTTGCAATGGAAAGCTGGTTGATAGAAAGATTCAAGAAATGCAGACATTTCTTGATAAAGCTCCTAATATCTTCGAAAGTCTTCTCATTGAAGGTCCAAGTGTTGGGTTGCCACTGCCAACATCAGAGCTAGTTGGTGAGAAAGCCGTGAGAGATGAAATTTGGCAATGTTTGATGCAAGAGGAGGTGGGTAAGATTGGGGTTTGGGGGATGGGTGGTGTGGGTAAAACGACCATCATGAAGCACATCCATAATGATCTTTTGAAAGAACATAGTTTTGAAAGGGTAATTTGGGTTACTATATCAAAAGACTTCAATGTGATGAAGTTACAAGATGATATTGCAAGCGCATTGAAGGGAGATTTGGGCAATGAAAAAGATAAGGTTAGACGAGCAGCAATCTTGTTAGAATTGTTGAAGAAAGTGGGAAAGCATGTTCTAATCTTAGATGATGTGTGGGACAAAGTCTCTTTGGAGGAGGTTGGGATCCCTGAGCCGAGTAGCAGCAATGGATGCAAATTGGTGTTAACAACCCGTTCGGAGCAAGTTTGTAAGTATATGGGTTGTAAAGTGACACAAGTGAAGCCCCTTTCAGAAGAAGAGGCATTGATACTATTCTTGAATAAAGTTGGACCTACCATAGTGCAAAGTCCAACTTTAATGCCAACTTTGAGGCTTGCCGTCAAGGAATGTGCGGGTCTACCTCTTACAGTTGTTGTGCTAGCTGGTACCATGAAAGGAGAAGATGACCCTTGTATTTGGAAAAATGCACTCAAGGAACTGAAAGAGCGAGTAGGGATGGTGGAAGGAATAGAAGCTGAAGTGATCGAGcgtttgaaatttagttttgatcACTTAAAAGACAAGAAATTGAAGCATTGCTTCTTGTATTGTGCATTATATCCGGAAGATTTTCCAATTTGGGAGGATGAGCTAATCGAGTGTTGGATCGATGAGGGATTCATAGATGAAATGAATACAAGGCAAGAAATGAAAGATAAGGGCCATGCTATTTTGAAAAAGTTGGAAGATAATTGCTTGTTGGAAAATGGTACCCATCAATATCAGCCTTGCAAGAAGATGCATGATGCAGTGAGAGACATGGCATTATCCATCACAAGTATAAATCCTCGATATATGATACAAGCAGGGCTGCAATTAGAAAAGTTACCAAGAGAGGAGGAATGGACAAGAGATATTGAGAAAGTGTCGCTTAAGATTAACTCCATATCAGAGATTCCCATAGACATATCGCCTCCAAAATGCCAACTGCTTACAACCTTGTTACTACAGTGGAATCCAATAAAGAAGATCCCAAATTCTTTCTTTGTGAACATGCCTTGTCTAAGTGTTCTTGATTTGTCCCGTACGAACATCGAAAGTTTGCCAGATTCCATCTCTGAATTAAAGAATCTCACCGCATTGCTGCTTGAAGGTTGTCAAGAGTTAAGAGCTTTGCCTTGTCTTTCAAAGCTTCAAAGATTGAAGAAGTTGGATCTTAATTTCACCAGCATTGAAGAAGTCCCTGAAGGCATGGATATGTTGATCAATCTAAGGTATCTTAACCTTTTTGTTTACACTCTGAAAGTGATACCCACCAGAGTATTGCCAAAACTCTCTCACCTTCAGCACTTGAAAGTTTATATGCATGGTGAAACAAAGGGCCTTAAGGCGGATGAGGTAGTGCCATTGCAAAAATTGGAATGCTTTTATGGACGTTTCGAGAACATGTATGAACTGAATAAGTTTGTCTCCTCAATGCAGCAATGtaagaaaaatctcatcaaGTACCAGTTATATGTAGGCTTATTTTCTCTTGTTGCTGAAGAAGAGAGAGTTGTATCAATCAATGACCTTGAAATTGTTGGCGGTGAGTTAATGTTCCCAGTTGATATGCAAGAGCTCGACATTTCATATTGCCACTATTTGAGAAACGTAAGCCATATTTCTTCCTTAAAAAATGTGGTTGACTTGAGGGTATGCAAAATTGGGCACTGTGCAGGGATAGAATGTGTtgtttccttctctttttcctCTTCTACTCATCAATTCCAGAGCCTCCAGTGCTTGTGTCTTATTGATCTGCCAAAGTTGAGTGAAGTTATAAAAGTTGAAGGATATGGTTCAGCAAAAACATCAATATTAGCTTCGTCTGCTACCTTTTCCaatcttaaaaatattcatatattggACTGCCCAAGTATTATGACGTTGCTTCCACATTGGTTGCTTCCCAACCTCCAAAACCTGGAAGAAATAACAGTGACGGATTGTGAGAAGCTAGTAGAAATATTTGCAgcagaagatgaagagaaaggAAGTGATGCACTAATCAAATTCGACCTTCCCAAACTAAGATTTTTGATACTAAAGTCAGTACCAGAATTGAAGAGCATTTGTAGTAAAAGTGGAGTGATGGTTTGTGATTCTCTCCAACTTATCGATGTTGATAACTGTGATAAACTGAAGAGAATTCCTCCCTTTGTTTCCTTTGTTGGCAATGAACAGCCATATGCACATGCTCCACCTTCTCTTAAGATCGTGTCAAGCAGACAATGGTGGGACTCTTTGGAGTGGGATGatccaaactttaaaaatgttCTTCAACCCCTTTGGCAAAACAGATGGTTTTTATTAAAGACAGCTTTTGATGAATGTAGAGAACTGATCAAGATGAA TTCAGGGCAGGTCGGATAG
- the LOC105768344 gene encoding probable disease resistance protein At1g61300 isoform X2 — protein MECIQPAASIANCLGTPVCKYLQYHRKLNDYVRNFKRIRDELNSKMEDIELQLKAELLHCVGKIPKKEVENWLGKVKVMIMEAQDVENKVSNGRYLCRACNGKLVDRKIQEMQTFLDKAPNIFESLLIEGPSVGLPLPTSELVGEKAVRDEIWQCLMQEEVGKIGVWGMGGVGKTTIMKHIHNDLLKEHSFERVIWVTISKDFNVMKLQDDIASALKGDLGNEKDKVRRAAILLELLKKVGKHVLILDDVWDKVSLEEVGIPEPSSSNGCKLVLTTRSEQVCKYMGCKVTQVKPLSEEEALILFLNKVGPTIVQSPTLMPTLRLAVKECAGLPLTVVVLAGTMKGEDDPCIWKNALKELKERVGMVEGIEAEVIERLKFSFDHLKDKKLKHCFLYCALYPEDFPIWEDELIECWIDEGFIDEMNTRQEMKDKGHAILKKLEDNCLLENGTHQYQPCKKMHDAVRDMALSITSINPRYMIQAGLQLEKLPREEEWTRDIEKVSLKINSISEIPIDISPPKCQLLTTLLLQWNPIKKIPNSFFVNMPCLSVLDLSRTNIESLPDSISELKNLTALLLEGCQELRALPCLSKLQRLKKLDLNFTSIEEVPEGMDMLINLRYLNLFVYTLKVIPTRVLPKLSHLQHLKVYMHGETKGLKADEVVPLQKLECFYGRFENMYELNKFVSSMQQCKKNLIKYQLYVGLFSLVAEEERVVSINDLEIVGGELMFPVDMQELDISYCHYLRNVSHISSLKNVVDLRVCKIGHCAGIECVVSFSFSSSTHQFQSLQCLCLIDLPKLSEVIKVEGYGSAKTSILASSATFSNLKNIHILDCPSIMTLLPHWLLPNLQNLEEITVTDCEKLVEIFAAEDEEKGSDALIKFDLPKLRFLILKSVPELKSICSKSGVMVCDSLQLIDVDNCDKLKRIPPFVSFVGNEQPYAHAPPSLKIVSSRQWWDSLEWDDPNFKNVLQPLWQNRWFLLKTAFDECRELIKMKAGRIE, from the exons ATGGAGTGCATACAACCTGCAGCTAGCATTGCAAATTGTCTCGGAACTCCAGTTTGTAAATACTTGCAATATCACAGAAAGCTGAATGATTATGTGAGAAACTTTAAGAGAATCAGAGATGAATTGAATAGCAAAATGGAAGATATAGAGCTGCAATTGAAAGCAGAGCTTCTTCATTGTGTGGGGAAGATACCAAAGAAGGAAGTAGAAAATTGGTTAggaaaagtgaaagtgatgattATGGAAGCACAAgatgttgaaaataaagtaagTAATGGGAGATATCTCTGCCGTGCTTGCAATGGAAAGCTGGTTGATAGAAAGATTCAAGAAATGCAGACATTTCTTGATAAAGCTCCTAATATCTTCGAAAGTCTTCTCATTGAAGGTCCAAGTGTTGGGTTGCCACTGCCAACATCAGAGCTAGTTGGTGAGAAAGCCGTGAGAGATGAAATTTGGCAATGTTTGATGCAAGAGGAGGTGGGTAAGATTGGGGTTTGGGGGATGGGTGGTGTGGGTAAAACGACCATCATGAAGCACATCCATAATGATCTTTTGAAAGAACATAGTTTTGAAAGGGTAATTTGGGTTACTATATCAAAAGACTTCAATGTGATGAAGTTACAAGATGATATTGCAAGCGCATTGAAGGGAGATTTGGGCAATGAAAAAGATAAGGTTAGACGAGCAGCAATCTTGTTAGAATTGTTGAAGAAAGTGGGAAAGCATGTTCTAATCTTAGATGATGTGTGGGACAAAGTCTCTTTGGAGGAGGTTGGGATCCCTGAGCCGAGTAGCAGCAATGGATGCAAATTGGTGTTAACAACCCGTTCGGAGCAAGTTTGTAAGTATATGGGTTGTAAAGTGACACAAGTGAAGCCCCTTTCAGAAGAAGAGGCATTGATACTATTCTTGAATAAAGTTGGACCTACCATAGTGCAAAGTCCAACTTTAATGCCAACTTTGAGGCTTGCCGTCAAGGAATGTGCGGGTCTACCTCTTACAGTTGTTGTGCTAGCTGGTACCATGAAAGGAGAAGATGACCCTTGTATTTGGAAAAATGCACTCAAGGAACTGAAAGAGCGAGTAGGGATGGTGGAAGGAATAGAAGCTGAAGTGATCGAGcgtttgaaatttagttttgatcACTTAAAAGACAAGAAATTGAAGCATTGCTTCTTGTATTGTGCATTATATCCGGAAGATTTTCCAATTTGGGAGGATGAGCTAATCGAGTGTTGGATCGATGAGGGATTCATAGATGAAATGAATACAAGGCAAGAAATGAAAGATAAGGGCCATGCTATTTTGAAAAAGTTGGAAGATAATTGCTTGTTGGAAAATGGTACCCATCAATATCAGCCTTGCAAGAAGATGCATGATGCAGTGAGAGACATGGCATTATCCATCACAAGTATAAATCCTCGATATATGATACAAGCAGGGCTGCAATTAGAAAAGTTACCAAGAGAGGAGGAATGGACAAGAGATATTGAGAAAGTGTCGCTTAAGATTAACTCCATATCAGAGATTCCCATAGACATATCGCCTCCAAAATGCCAACTGCTTACAACCTTGTTACTACAGTGGAATCCAATAAAGAAGATCCCAAATTCTTTCTTTGTGAACATGCCTTGTCTAAGTGTTCTTGATTTGTCCCGTACGAACATCGAAAGTTTGCCAGATTCCATCTCTGAATTAAAGAATCTCACCGCATTGCTGCTTGAAGGTTGTCAAGAGTTAAGAGCTTTGCCTTGTCTTTCAAAGCTTCAAAGATTGAAGAAGTTGGATCTTAATTTCACCAGCATTGAAGAAGTCCCTGAAGGCATGGATATGTTGATCAATCTAAGGTATCTTAACCTTTTTGTTTACACTCTGAAAGTGATACCCACCAGAGTATTGCCAAAACTCTCTCACCTTCAGCACTTGAAAGTTTATATGCATGGTGAAACAAAGGGCCTTAAGGCGGATGAGGTAGTGCCATTGCAAAAATTGGAATGCTTTTATGGACGTTTCGAGAACATGTATGAACTGAATAAGTTTGTCTCCTCAATGCAGCAATGtaagaaaaatctcatcaaGTACCAGTTATATGTAGGCTTATTTTCTCTTGTTGCTGAAGAAGAGAGAGTTGTATCAATCAATGACCTTGAAATTGTTGGCGGTGAGTTAATGTTCCCAGTTGATATGCAAGAGCTCGACATTTCATATTGCCACTATTTGAGAAACGTAAGCCATATTTCTTCCTTAAAAAATGTGGTTGACTTGAGGGTATGCAAAATTGGGCACTGTGCAGGGATAGAATGTGTtgtttccttctctttttcctCTTCTACTCATCAATTCCAGAGCCTCCAGTGCTTGTGTCTTATTGATCTGCCAAAGTTGAGTGAAGTTATAAAAGTTGAAGGATATGGTTCAGCAAAAACATCAATATTAGCTTCGTCTGCTACCTTTTCCaatcttaaaaatattcatatattggACTGCCCAAGTATTATGACGTTGCTTCCACATTGGTTGCTTCCCAACCTCCAAAACCTGGAAGAAATAACAGTGACGGATTGTGAGAAGCTAGTAGAAATATTTGCAgcagaagatgaagagaaaggAAGTGATGCACTAATCAAATTCGACCTTCCCAAACTAAGATTTTTGATACTAAAGTCAGTACCAGAATTGAAGAGCATTTGTAGTAAAAGTGGAGTGATGGTTTGTGATTCTCTCCAACTTATCGATGTTGATAACTGTGATAAACTGAAGAGAATTCCTCCCTTTGTTTCCTTTGTTGGCAATGAACAGCCATATGCACATGCTCCACCTTCTCTTAAGATCGTGTCAAGCAGACAATGGTGGGACTCTTTGGAGTGGGATGatccaaactttaaaaatgttCTTCAACCCCTTTGGCAAAACAGATGGTTTTTATTAAAGACAGCTTTTGATGAATGTAGAGAACTGATCAAGATGAA GGCAGGTCGGATAGAGTGa
- the LOC105768343 gene encoding uncharacterized protein LOC105768343: MGKSNSSRDWTQIYAIYGMDQWQTLVFLLCHAVFFSSLSIIFLLYFGSIFHFFQTLFPSPGAARFAAGFSGAVTSISAVCLFFAAANFLYSAGPLHYEMAQRMVGSVYDWSSVKLALDIGCGRGILLNSVATQLKKTGSSGRVVGLDRSKRTTLSTLRTANVEGVGEYVTCKEGDVRSLPFEDNYFDVVVSAVFVHTVGKEYGHRTVEAAAERMRVVGEMVRVLKPGGVGVVWDLLHVPEYVRRLQELKMEDIRVSERVTAFMVSSHMVSFRKPSQHVVGPGEVRLDWRC; this comes from the exons ATGGGAAAAAGCAATAGTAGCAGAGATTGGACTCAGATCTATGCCATTTACGGCATGGATCAATGGCAAACACTGGTTTTCCTTTTGTGTCACGCTGTTTTCTTCTCATCACTATCTATTATCTTCCTTCTCTACTTCGGTTCCATCTTCCACTTCTTCCAAACTTTATTTCCCAGCCCCGGCGCCGCCCGTTTCGCAGCCGGGTTCAGCGGCGCCGTCACCTCGATTTCGGCTGTTTGCTTGTTCTTCGCTGCGGCCAACTTTTTGTACTCCGCTGGCCCGTTGCATTACGAAATGGCGCAGCGGATGGTGGGGTCGGTTTATGATTGGTCGTCGGTGAAGCTGGCGCTTGATATTGGATGCGGCAGAGGGATTCTTCTCAACTCGGTGGCGACTCAGCTGAAAAAGACTGGTAGTTCGGGTCGGGTTGTTGGGTTGGATCGTTCTAAACGGACTACTTTGTCCACGCTCCGAACAGCCAACGTTGAAG GTGTGGGGGAGTATGTAACGTGCAAAGAAGGCGATGTGAGGAGTTTACCATTCGAGGATAACTATTTCGACGTGGTGGTTTCAGCCGTGTTCGTCCACACGGTGGGAAAAGAATACGGCCATCGCACGGTGGAGGCGGCAGCGGAGAGAATGAGGGTGGTGGGGGAGATGGTGAGGGTCCTAAAGCCCGGCGGCGTTGGGGTAGTTTGGGATCTACTCCACGTGCCGGAATACGTGCGGCGGTTGCAGGAATTAAAGATGGAAGATATTAGGGTTTCCGAGCGTGTAACTGCCTTCATGGTTAGCAGCCACATGGTATCATTTAGGAAGCCTAGTCAGCATGTTGTGGGTCCCGGCGAAGTACGGTTGGATTGGCGATGCTGA